The region AATGAACATGCAAACTATTGCACAAATGTCCTGCAACCCTGCTATGGGGGGTGTAGCTAAAGGACAGATTGTTCGTGAAGTTGATGCGCTAGGCGGGCTATCAGGGATAATAAGCGATAAAAGCATGATTCAATTTCGCATGTTAAACCGCTCAAAAGGTCCTGCCATGTGGAGCCCGCGTTGTCAGAGCGACCGGAATGTGTTCGCCTGGGAATGGCGTAAAGCATTAGAAGAAAATCATAATGTGGATTTCTGGCAAGACACAGTCAGCGAAGTTATAGTAAAAGATAACCGTGTAAAAGGAGTCAAAACTAGCCTGGGCGTTGAGTTCTCAGCGAAAGCAGTTGTCCTGACGAACGGGACGTTTCTGAATGGGCAGATGTTTATTGGCGAAAAAGTCTTTGGTGGAGGGCGAACGGCAGAACGTTCGGCTACTGGCTTAACAGAACAGTTGGTTCATTTGGGTTTTGAAGCGGGTCGAATGAAGACCGGAACGCCACCCCGTGTGGATGGTCGAAGCCTTAATTATGCATTGATGGAAGAACAGCTAGGGGATGAAAACCCCGGCAAGTTTTCCTACACAAACACTCCGGCTTTAACGAAGCAGCGTAGTTGCTGGATCACCTATACAAATCAGGCGGTACACGATGAGCTTAAGACAGGCTTCGATAAGTCGCCTATGTTTACCGGCCGAATAAAAGGGTTGGGGCCTCGGTATTGCCCTTCGGTAGAGGATAAAATCAATCGGTTCGCGGATAAAGACAGGCACCAGATTTTCGTGGAACCTGAAGGTTGGGACACAGTAGAGGTGTACGTGAATGGGTTTTCAACATCGCTGCCAGAAACGGTGCAATACAATGCGCTTCGAAAAATTCAAGGTTTTGAAAACGTGCGGATGTTCCGACCCGGCTATGCAGTTGAATATGATTTCTTTCCGCCAACGCAGTTAAAGCCTACACTCGAAACCCAGTTAGTCCAAAACTTATTCTTTGCAGGCCAAATAAACGGAACAACCGGATACGAAGAAGCAGCCTGCCAGGGCTTAATGGCAGGTATAAATGCGCATCGAAATAGTCATGAAGAAGCAGAATTTACGATCAAACGCTCCGAGGGATATATTGGTGTTTTGATCGATGATCTGATTACAAAAGGGACCGAAGAGCCTTACCGGATGTTCACATCACGAGCTGAATATCGAACCCTTTTAAGACAAGATAATGCTGATTTACGGCTCACCGAGAAAGGATATGCTATTGGGTTAGCCTCGCAGGAACGTTATGAAACTATGTTAGCGAAACGGGAAGGCATAGCTAAACTGACCGAAACAATTCGTGCAACTAAAGTAAAGCCTGAAGAGATTAATACCTTTCTGGAATCTAAAGGGAGTGCACCACTTCGGGAAAAAGGAAGTCTGTATACACTGCTCAAGCGTCCAGAAATTGATCAATCTGATGTAAAAGGCATTCTTAGCAGCCTGCCCGACATGCCGAATGGGGTAGGGGAGGAGACAATTGAGCAAACTGTTATTGAAATAAAATACGAAGACTACCTCAACCGGGAAAAGCAAAACGCCGATAAACTCGATAAATGGGAGAATCTTTCTATAAATCCTACCTTCGATTACGACCGATTAAAAGCGCTATCGTTCGAAGGTAAAGAAAAACTTAAACGTCTACGGCCGTCTACAATTGGCCAGGCTTCCCGGATTAGTGGAGTCAGCCCGTCAGACGTTTCTATTTTATTGGTCTACATGGGCCGCTAAACATGTATGGGGTGTCAGCTATTTAAAGAAGTTGACACCCTTTTTATATTCACTCAATTCTGACACTTCTTTGGAAACCGTAACTCAATGCCCGGTATGTGGCAATACG is a window of Spirosoma linguale DSM 74 DNA encoding:
- a CDS encoding glucose inhibited division protein A (TIGRFAM: glucose inhibited division protein A~PFAM: glucose-inhibited division protein A; FAD dependent oxidoreductase~KEGG: nmn:NMCC_1957 tRNA uridine 5- carboxymethylaminomethyl modification enzyme GidA), giving the protein MYSSYDVIVVGAGHAGCEAANAAATMGSKVLLITMNMQTIAQMSCNPAMGGVAKGQIVREVDALGGLSGIISDKSMIQFRMLNRSKGPAMWSPRCQSDRNVFAWEWRKALEENHNVDFWQDTVSEVIVKDNRVKGVKTSLGVEFSAKAVVLTNGTFLNGQMFIGEKVFGGGRTAERSATGLTEQLVHLGFEAGRMKTGTPPRVDGRSLNYALMEEQLGDENPGKFSYTNTPALTKQRSCWITYTNQAVHDELKTGFDKSPMFTGRIKGLGPRYCPSVEDKINRFADKDRHQIFVEPEGWDTVEVYVNGFSTSLPETVQYNALRKIQGFENVRMFRPGYAVEYDFFPPTQLKPTLETQLVQNLFFAGQINGTTGYEEAACQGLMAGINAHRNSHEEAEFTIKRSEGYIGVLIDDLITKGTEEPYRMFTSRAEYRTLLRQDNADLRLTEKGYAIGLASQERYETMLAKREGIAKLTETIRATKVKPEEINTFLESKGSAPLREKGSLYTLLKRPEIDQSDVKGILSSLPDMPNGVGEETIEQTVIEIKYEDYLNREKQNADKLDKWENLSINPTFDYDRLKALSFEGKEKLKRLRPSTIGQASRISGVSPSDVSILLVYMGR